ATTGAACATCACGGCTTATATATATTactatagatatatatatttcttctctatttatgtatataattattttattagttgactttataaagaaaataaaattagcgTGCATCAAGGTTCAAAATGCTTTTCAAAAGATGTAGACAGTACTAGTTTATAAAATGAACTCATTTTTACATCTATCCACGAACAAAATCATCATTCATGCAAAAAAAAGTTCTGTCTCTCATATCCAGTAGTTGTTTTATAACTCATCAAAATGACGGTACGTACGTactattattaattgattagctATGCTTAGTTTTTCTCATCTTTTATTCTTCGTCATCagctcatgcatgcatataattaaTACTACGTATAATAATGCATTTACGTATCTATCAGTATacataaatatgataattttgtatatatattatatctgtCCAGAAAACTAAGATGGTTATGAAGGTGAATATGACCCACTGTGAAAAGTGTAGAATTAAGGCCATGAAGACAGCATCTGATGGAACAGGTACAAAGATTATTATTCTATCGTTTGTAATTAAGGAGTATAGTATCCGTACGTCAATGTAttaatatgtatatgtttatctatatatataatataggtGTGAGCTCTGTGAAGATATCAGATGGGGAGAAGATGGAAGTGATTGGAGAAGGGATCGATCCAGTTTGTATAACTCGTTCGCTAAGGAAAAAGTTTAGCTTAGTGAGGTTAGAAAGTGTGGAAGAAGTTAaagatgaagagaagaagaagaaggaagaagaagagaagaggaagaaagaagaagaagaacgttTGAAATTTTGTCAAAAATTATGGAATGATTCTCCTATTTCTGACGTCTCTTACTATTATACTCCACACGATCAGAGTGGCTGCTCCATTATGTGATATTAATTTTGATATGTaattttgttattattgtttttatTATAGGTTCGTTATATATGAACCTTTTAATGAGTACTTGCAATGGTGATCTTTTTCTATAATAgtcatccatatatatatatgttaattatataaataataccCTTTTACTTATTGTGCATGCAAggtttttaa
The Humulus lupulus chromosome 6, drHumLupu1.1, whole genome shotgun sequence DNA segment above includes these coding regions:
- the LOC133784348 gene encoding heavy metal-associated isoprenylated plant protein 47-like, whose product is MTKTKMVMKVNMTHCEKCRIKAMKTASDGTGVSSVKISDGEKMEVIGEGIDPVCITRSLRKKFSLVRLESVEEVKDEEKKKKEEEEKRKKEEEERLKFCQKLWNDSPISDVSYYYTPHDQSGCSIM